A part of Candidatus Methylomirabilota bacterium genomic DNA contains:
- a CDS encoding HdeD family acid-resistance protein, with product MATSVAVSGMEGVRKARGWLLGLGIVLILVGTLALGAAVLATLASVLFFGWLLLISGAIEVGYAFRQPKWGGVGLHVVNGVLGVVAGFILVLHPTSGAVVLTLLMAMFFMIGGLFRIITALLMRYPHWGWVLLNGLITLVLGVLIWRQMPGAALWIIGMFVGIDLIFCGWSWVMLALALRTEDKTT from the coding sequence ATGGCTACGAGCGTCGCAGTGTCCGGGATGGAAGGGGTCAGAAAAGCTCGGGGCTGGCTGCTCGGGCTCGGCATTGTCCTCATCCTGGTCGGCACGCTGGCCCTGGGCGCGGCCGTCCTGGCCACGCTAGCCTCCGTCCTCTTCTTCGGCTGGCTGCTCCTCATCTCGGGCGCCATCGAGGTCGGCTATGCCTTCCGCCAGCCGAAATGGGGCGGGGTCGGCCTTCACGTCGTCAATGGCGTGCTGGGCGTGGTCGCGGGCTTCATCCTCGTCCTGCATCCAACCTCCGGCGCGGTCGTGCTGACCCTACTCATGGCCATGTTCTTCATGATCGGGGGTCTCTTCCGGATCATCACGGCCCTTCTGATGCGCTACCCGCACTGGGGCTGGGTGCTGCTGAACGGTCTCATCACCCTCGTGCTCGGAGTGCTGATCTGGAGGCAGATGCCCGGCGCCGCGCTCTGGATCATTGGCATGTTCGTGGGCATAGACCTGATCTTCTGCGGCTGGTCCTGGGTCATGCTGGCTTTGGCCCTTCGGACCGAGGACAAGACGACCTAA
- a CDS encoding tetratricopeptide repeat protein — protein sequence MRAGGRRGTVALICLLLVALAGGCASLGFERPDSLMEEGRQLYAEKKYDEAIAKFERVIELDRTRFLAYVYLARCCIAKSSWGKAITNARLAYQASPGGEDVVATFGEALFGGGLAAVTSGQFAEAIADFTEYIRLRPTDAKGYLGAGRAYLASAQYDQALGTLARGLQTDAGGALRSDLLRELLDGGVRAMQRGNIDSAAKLFQEYLRHDASNAAAYLTMGKAFLQSGDRTQALFHLGRALQLNPSIPEASDLLRGLR from the coding sequence ATGAGAGCGGGAGGGCGGCGGGGGACGGTGGCGCTGATCTGCCTTCTCCTCGTGGCCCTGGCCGGCGGCTGCGCCTCTCTCGGATTCGAGAGGCCCGATTCCCTCATGGAGGAGGGCCGGCAGCTTTACGCCGAGAAGAAGTACGACGAAGCCATCGCGAAGTTCGAGCGGGTCATCGAGCTCGACCGCACCCGCTTCCTCGCCTATGTCTACCTCGCGCGCTGTTGCATCGCCAAGAGCTCGTGGGGCAAGGCCATCACCAATGCCCGGCTCGCCTATCAGGCCTCTCCGGGAGGCGAGGACGTGGTCGCCACCTTTGGCGAGGCGCTCTTCGGCGGGGGGTTGGCCGCGGTCACGAGCGGCCAATTCGCCGAGGCCATCGCGGATTTCACGGAGTACATCCGTCTGCGCCCCACCGATGCCAAGGGCTATCTCGGCGCCGGCCGAGCCTATCTGGCGAGCGCGCAGTACGACCAGGCGCTCGGCACGCTCGCCCGCGGTCTACAGACGGACGCCGGGGGAGCGCTCAGGAGTGATCTGCTGCGGGAGCTTCTCGACGGCGGCGTGCGAGCCATGCAACGCGGGAATATCGACAGCGCGGCCAAGCTTTTCCAGGAGTACCTGCGCCACGACGCATCGAACGCCGCGGCCTACCTGACCATGGGCAAGGCTTTCCTTCAATCGGGCGACCGGACTCAAGCGCTCTTCCACCTCGGCCGCGCCCTCCAGCTCAATCCCTCCATCCCCGAGGCGAGCGATCTCCTCCGCGGCCTGCGCTAG
- the msrA gene encoding peptide-methionine (S)-S-oxide reductase MsrA, translated as MFGLKKRSMIMKDEALRGRATAMPVPEKHFVSGARLSPLFPAGMELATFGMGCFWGEERKFWELPGVYSTSVGYAGGFTPNPTYEEVCSGMTGHTEAVRVVFDPAKISYDELLRVFWENHDPTQGMRQGNDVGTQYRSAIYTYGEPQEKAALASRDAYQRVLSKAGYKTITTEICPATEFYYAEDYHQQYLAKNPWGYCGGGGTGVSCPAGLTTA; from the coding sequence ATGTTCGGCCTAAAGAAACGCTCGATGATCATGAAGGACGAGGCCCTCCGCGGCCGCGCCACGGCCATGCCCGTTCCCGAGAAGCACTTCGTCTCGGGCGCGCGCCTCAGCCCTCTCTTCCCCGCGGGTATGGAGCTCGCGACCTTCGGCATGGGGTGCTTCTGGGGCGAGGAGCGAAAGTTCTGGGAGCTCCCGGGCGTCTACTCGACATCCGTGGGCTATGCGGGCGGCTTCACGCCCAATCCGACCTACGAAGAAGTCTGCAGCGGGATGACGGGCCACACCGAAGCGGTGCGCGTCGTGTTCGATCCCGCCAAGATCTCCTACGACGAGCTGCTGCGCGTCTTCTGGGAGAATCACGATCCGACCCAGGGCATGCGCCAGGGCAATGACGTGGGCACCCAGTACCGCTCGGCGATCTATACCTACGGCGAGCCGCAGGAGAAGGCGGCCCTCGCCTCACGCGACGCCTACCAGCGCGTGCTCAGCAAGGCCGGCTACAAGACCATCACGACGGAGATCTGCCCGGCGACCGAGTTCTACTATGCCGAGGACTACCATCAGCAATACCTCGCCAAGAACCCGTGGGGCTATTGCGGCGGCGGCGGCACCGGCGTGAGCTGCCCGGCTGGGCTCACCACCGCCTGA
- a CDS encoding CoA transferase, translating into MTPDLLALDGIRVIDLSRVIAGPWCGALLADLGADVVKVEDTGSGDESRTWPPHKDGEAAAYLLFNRNKRGMALDLKAPEGVDVVKALVRDADVLIENFRTGTMETFGLGYDALAAINPRLIYCSVSAFGRTGPRKDSPGYEALMQAFSGIMSITGEPDGQPVRAGVSFLDLSTGILCALGICSALIQRDKTGLGQRVDGSLLETAVSLLAFHAEGYLLTGAVPKALGSGHPSLSPYRNFKCRDDQWIFIAAANDRFWIKFARALGLDDLAADPRFAVNQQRVKNRVELETRLEQVIADRDREELLKILAEADVPATPVNTVDQVMNDPQTIERGIIQRVTHPRLGEIPVVGTPLKFSRMTPGVRRAAPLRGQHTDEILVACGFTPARIQELRDKKVVL; encoded by the coding sequence ATGACTCCCGACCTGCTCGCCCTCGACGGCATTCGTGTCATCGATCTCTCGCGCGTCATCGCCGGCCCCTGGTGCGGCGCCCTCCTCGCTGACCTGGGGGCGGACGTCGTCAAGGTGGAGGACACGGGCAGCGGCGACGAGTCGCGTACCTGGCCTCCGCACAAGGACGGCGAGGCCGCGGCCTATCTTCTCTTCAACCGCAACAAGCGCGGCATGGCCCTCGATCTCAAGGCCCCGGAGGGAGTCGACGTCGTCAAGGCGCTCGTCCGGGACGCCGACGTCCTCATCGAGAATTTCCGCACGGGGACCATGGAAACCTTCGGGCTGGGCTATGACGCGCTTGCCGCGATCAATCCGCGGCTCATCTACTGCTCCGTCTCCGCGTTTGGCCGAACCGGCCCCCGCAAGGACAGCCCGGGGTACGAGGCGCTCATGCAGGCGTTCAGCGGCATCATGTCCATCACGGGCGAGCCGGACGGGCAGCCGGTGCGGGCCGGCGTCTCTTTCCTCGATCTCTCGACCGGCATCCTCTGCGCCCTCGGCATCTGCAGCGCGCTCATCCAGCGCGACAAAACGGGCCTCGGCCAGCGCGTGGACGGCTCCCTCCTCGAGACCGCGGTCAGCCTCCTCGCCTTCCACGCCGAGGGCTACCTGCTCACGGGCGCCGTGCCCAAGGCCCTGGGCTCGGGGCACCCATCGCTCTCGCCTTATCGGAACTTCAAGTGCCGCGACGACCAGTGGATCTTCATCGCGGCCGCCAATGACCGCTTCTGGATCAAGTTCGCCCGCGCCCTCGGCCTCGACGATCTGGCCGCCGACCCGCGTTTCGCCGTCAATCAGCAGCGGGTGAAGAACCGAGTCGAGCTCGAGACGCGGCTCGAGCAGGTGATCGCCGACCGCGACCGCGAAGAGCTCCTGAAGATCCTCGCGGAGGCGGACGTGCCGGCGACCCCCGTCAATACCGTGGATCAGGTGATGAACGATCCGCAAACGATCGAGCGCGGCATCATCCAGCGCGTGACCCATCCGCGCCTCGGGGAAATTCCCGTGGTGGGAACGCCGCTGAAGTTCTCGCGAATGACCCCGGGGGTCAGGCGCGCGGCACCGCTGCGCGGCCAGCACACCGACGAGATCCTGGTCGCCTGCGGCTTCACGCCGGCGAGAATCCAGGAGCTCCGCGACAAGAAGGTCGTCCTCTAG
- a CDS encoding AI-2E family transporter codes for MTDSDRQFYLRVFWVAAAALLAVGVFEVLRPFFESIVWAVLLAFLLKPVNGRLTRMLGGRRGAAAIILTTAGFLFVLVPVGMLAVVFGRQASELIGSLQALAERYKVSQTSDLWNLPIVHRVLVWLNDFLPVDTTQLQAAAIEATKSLLGLFVTTSGSLFASALGTLFNMLMTLFLIFFFLRDWDVMVAATLRLVPLDPRRKESLVEHIASVTRGVALGSMVTAAVQGALVGIAFLLVGLPSVVVFGVLAAVAALLPVPGTAAVWVPAAIVLFAQGRMGAAVFMLLWGGLVVVGMSDSLIRPAFVSGQAEMSTLPVFLGLMGGIGAFGAVGIVVGPVLVAITLALLRFAAEAGMAGRAQDT; via the coding sequence ATGACGGACAGCGATCGCCAGTTCTATCTGCGGGTCTTCTGGGTGGCCGCGGCCGCGCTCCTGGCCGTCGGGGTCTTCGAGGTCCTGCGCCCCTTCTTCGAATCCATCGTGTGGGCCGTGCTCCTGGCCTTTCTGCTCAAGCCCGTGAACGGGCGCCTCACGCGCATGCTCGGCGGCCGCCGGGGCGCCGCGGCGATCATCCTGACCACGGCGGGTTTCCTCTTCGTGCTGGTCCCCGTGGGCATGCTCGCCGTGGTGTTCGGTCGCCAGGCCAGCGAGCTGATCGGAAGCCTGCAGGCGCTCGCGGAGCGGTACAAGGTCTCGCAGACGAGTGATCTCTGGAACCTGCCCATCGTCCACCGTGTCCTCGTGTGGCTCAACGACTTCCTTCCCGTGGACACCACGCAGCTTCAGGCCGCCGCCATCGAGGCCACCAAGAGCCTCCTCGGGCTCTTCGTCACCACGAGCGGCAGCCTCTTCGCGAGCGCCCTCGGCACCCTCTTCAACATGCTCATGACGCTCTTCCTCATCTTCTTCTTCCTGCGCGACTGGGACGTGATGGTGGCCGCCACCCTGCGTCTGGTCCCGCTCGACCCGCGTCGGAAGGAGAGTCTCGTCGAGCACATCGCCTCAGTGACGCGGGGGGTCGCTCTGGGCTCCATGGTCACGGCCGCGGTCCAGGGGGCGCTGGTCGGTATCGCCTTCCTGCTCGTCGGCTTGCCGTCGGTCGTGGTCTTCGGCGTGCTCGCCGCGGTGGCCGCGCTCCTGCCCGTCCCGGGCACGGCGGCGGTGTGGGTGCCCGCGGCCATCGTCCTCTTCGCACAGGGACGGATGGGGGCAGCCGTGTTCATGCTGCTGTGGGGCGGCCTCGTCGTCGTCGGCATGTCCGACAGCTTGATCCGGCCGGCCTTCGTGTCGGGGCAGGCGGAGATGTCCACGCTGCCCGTCTTCCTGGGACTCATGGGCGGGATCGGCGCCTTCGGGGCGGTGGGGATCGTGGTGGGACCGGTGCTCGTGGCCATCACGCTCGCGCTGCTCCGCTTCGCCGCGGAAGCGGGGATGGCGGGGCGTGCTCAGGACACCTGA